A window of the Natronomonas salina genome harbors these coding sequences:
- a CDS encoding nuclear transport factor 2 family protein: protein MAQTQADVKEVIADYEALWNGDFSKLEVVAESADVYDPAAPDGEVHGREPFEAFLRETREAFPDFTLQTQEMLVEDETVMVEWTVAGTLETSSMAHRRVAGRWRLEGWQKPS, encoded by the coding sequence ATGGCTCAAACCCAGGCGGACGTCAAAGAGGTGATCGCCGACTACGAGGCGTTGTGGAACGGTGACTTCTCGAAACTTGAGGTGGTTGCGGAGTCTGCCGATGTGTACGACCCGGCAGCTCCGGATGGAGAGGTTCACGGTCGTGAGCCATTCGAAGCGTTCCTCCGGGAGACGCGGGAGGCGTTCCCCGATTTTACGCTCCAGACTCAGGAGATGCTCGTTGAAGATGAGACGGTTATGGTCGAGTGGACGGTGGCCGGAACCCTCGAAACGAGTTCTATGGCGCACCGCCGAGTGGCCGGTCGATGGAGATTAGAGGGATGGCAAAAACCATCGTGA
- the ilvA gene encoding threonine ammonia-lyase yields the protein MLELADVTAARDRVAETARETPLEYSNTFSKYTGADVRLKLENFQRTGSFKIRGATNMIAQLDDAEREAGVVTASAGNHAQGVALAATRAGVDSTIVMPEYAPISKINATEEYGAEVVLHGTDYADAADRAHEIEREEDRTYVHAFDDPAVMAGQGTIGLEIAEQCPDVDTVVVSIGGGGLIAGVATALKAATDARVIGVQAEGASSVAESLQKGERVERESVDTIADGIATRTVGEHTFDVIEERVDEVVTVSDPEIADALTSLLERTKVLVEGAGAVPVAAVLEERFDYEDGETVVPVLSGGNIDLNVLTTVVTRGLVERGRFLRIRTVLKDRPGALVDLAELLADNRTNIHAIEHDRASKDIAMNAAEVELDLETRGPEHVLDLLETLEAAGYEVEVLS from the coding sequence ATGCTCGAACTCGCGGACGTGACGGCGGCCCGCGACCGCGTCGCTGAGACGGCGCGGGAGACGCCGCTCGAGTACTCCAACACCTTCTCGAAGTACACCGGCGCCGACGTGCGCCTGAAGCTGGAGAACTTCCAGCGCACCGGCTCGTTCAAGATCCGGGGCGCCACCAACATGATCGCCCAGCTCGACGACGCCGAGCGCGAGGCCGGGGTCGTCACCGCCAGCGCCGGCAACCACGCCCAGGGCGTCGCCCTCGCGGCCACCCGGGCGGGCGTCGACTCGACCATCGTCATGCCCGAGTACGCGCCCATCTCAAAGATCAACGCGACCGAGGAGTACGGCGCCGAGGTCGTCCTCCACGGCACCGACTACGCCGACGCCGCCGACCGCGCCCACGAGATCGAACGCGAGGAGGACCGCACCTACGTCCACGCCTTCGACGACCCCGCGGTGATGGCCGGCCAGGGCACCATCGGCCTCGAGATCGCCGAGCAGTGCCCGGACGTCGACACGGTCGTCGTCTCCATCGGCGGCGGGGGCCTCATCGCCGGCGTCGCGACCGCGCTGAAGGCCGCCACCGACGCGCGCGTGATCGGCGTGCAGGCCGAGGGCGCCTCCAGCGTCGCCGAGTCCCTGCAGAAAGGCGAGCGCGTCGAGCGGGAGTCCGTCGACACCATCGCCGACGGCATCGCGACCCGGACGGTCGGCGAGCACACCTTCGACGTCATCGAGGAGCGCGTCGACGAGGTCGTCACGGTCTCCGACCCCGAGATCGCCGACGCGCTGACGTCGCTGCTGGAGCGGACGAAGGTGCTCGTCGAGGGCGCCGGCGCCGTCCCCGTCGCGGCCGTCCTCGAGGAGCGCTTCGACTACGAGGACGGCGAGACCGTCGTCCCGGTGCTCTCCGGCGGCAACATCGACCTCAACGTCCTCACCACCGTCGTCACCCGCGGGCTCGTCGAGCGCGGCCGCTTCCTGCGGATCAGGACCGTCCTCAAGGACCGCCCCGGCGCGCTGGTCGACCTCGCCGAACTGCTCGCCGACAACCGGACCAACATCCACGCCATCGAGCACGACCGCGCCTCCAAGGACATCGCGATGAACGCCGCCGAGGTCGAACTCGACCTCGAGACCCGCGGCCCCGAGCACGTCCTCGACCTGCTCGAGACCCTGGAGGCCGCCGGCTACGAGGTCGAGGTGCTCTCCTAG
- a CDS encoding DUF2270 domain-containing protein, translated as MTDPSSDEFDPTAPDQREIGREMVDDSTGLGSVMAHAYRGEIDRVGTWRQRLDETTTWAVTLMAAILTWGFSSTDNPHYILLIGIVVVTVFLGIEARRYRDYDVFRSRARVIQENLFANALDPSQGTERHDWRAELSRDYRRPTLKVSFYEALANRLRRVYLALLSVLLVAWIFRITAFAPRQDWLTAAGIARLPGSAVVAVMGVFYVVLLGVTFWPHERHAKGEFREGNPDDWKETDR; from the coding sequence ATGACCGATCCGAGTAGCGACGAGTTCGACCCAACAGCACCAGACCAACGAGAGATTGGCCGCGAGATGGTTGACGACAGTACTGGACTCGGATCGGTGATGGCCCACGCCTATCGCGGAGAGATAGACCGCGTGGGGACGTGGCGGCAGCGCCTCGACGAGACGACGACGTGGGCGGTGACGCTGATGGCAGCGATCTTGACGTGGGGATTCTCGAGTACCGATAACCCTCACTATATCCTGCTGATCGGGATCGTTGTCGTCACCGTTTTTCTGGGCATCGAAGCGCGGCGGTACCGCGATTACGATGTCTTTCGCTCTCGGGCACGCGTCATCCAAGAGAACCTGTTCGCTAACGCGCTTGATCCGTCCCAGGGCACTGAACGTCACGACTGGCGGGCGGAACTGAGCAGGGACTATCGCAGGCCGACGCTGAAAGTCTCGTTCTACGAAGCTCTCGCAAACCGGCTCAGGCGTGTGTACCTCGCGCTGCTCAGTGTCCTCTTGGTCGCGTGGATCTTCAGAATCACAGCGTTCGCGCCACGCCAAGACTGGTTAACAGCCGCTGGAATCGCGCGTCTCCCCGGGAGTGCTGTGGTCGCCGTTATGGGTGTATTCTACGTCGTACTACTGGGCGTTACCTTCTGGCCCCACGAACGGCATGCCAAGGGTGAATTCCGTGAAGGGAACCCGGACGACTGGAAAGAGACGGACCGATAA
- a CDS encoding Hsp20/alpha crystallin family protein has product MSRNPFDEIERMFDRMSSQFDPTEGGALGGPLGGSVAVDVEDAGDEYVVTADLPGYDREDIDVQLAGERLTVSADHTDATTAEEDDGRYVRKERRQQSVSRTIRLPEAVDESGTEAEYNNGVLTVTLPKVGVDDGHDIPIN; this is encoded by the coding sequence ATGTCCCGGAACCCCTTCGACGAGATCGAGCGCATGTTCGACCGGATGAGCAGCCAGTTCGACCCCACTGAGGGCGGCGCCCTGGGCGGCCCCCTCGGCGGCTCGGTCGCCGTCGACGTCGAGGACGCCGGCGACGAGTACGTCGTCACGGCGGACCTCCCGGGGTACGACCGCGAGGACATCGACGTCCAGCTCGCCGGCGAGCGGCTCACCGTCTCCGCCGACCACACCGACGCCACCACGGCCGAGGAGGACGACGGCCGCTACGTCCGCAAGGAGCGCCGCCAGCAGTCGGTCAGCCGGACGATCCGGCTCCCGGAGGCCGTCGACGAGTCCGGCACCGAGGCGGAGTACAACAACGGCGTCCTCACGGTGACCCTCCCGAAGGTCGGCGTCGACGACGGCCACGACATCCCGATCAACTGA
- a CDS encoding YihY/virulence factor BrkB family protein, producing MPSREDVVEFAVAVFRSAEEHDVKYPAAAFAYYGFVAFLPLLVLAVGLLDRAAVVRLDRSLPQLLAPEAQLLVYESLAVASGRAGATLFAIGVFAWSGANMTVAFQTIVERVEGLDGRTWGEQLRDAAGIFASLCLAVGSVVFTEGFVAARSTVPFVTWLAPGVLLVTLTLAFLPLYFVSSQVVTDLVSALPGAITAALGWTSLVTGVVFYASNAGQYALYGILSGIILIFTSLYIAAAALMLGVVVNATVAEFREASGAAGD from the coding sequence ATGCCGAGTCGGGAGGACGTCGTCGAGTTCGCGGTGGCCGTCTTCCGGTCGGCCGAAGAGCACGACGTCAAGTATCCGGCGGCCGCCTTCGCCTACTACGGGTTCGTCGCGTTCCTCCCGCTGCTCGTGCTGGCTGTCGGGCTCCTCGACCGGGCCGCCGTCGTCCGGCTCGACCGGTCGCTGCCGCAGCTCCTGGCGCCGGAGGCCCAGCTGCTGGTCTACGAGTCGCTGGCGGTCGCCTCGGGCCGGGCGGGCGCGACCCTGTTCGCCATCGGCGTCTTCGCCTGGAGCGGCGCCAACATGACCGTCGCCTTCCAGACCATCGTCGAGCGGGTCGAAGGGCTCGACGGCCGGACCTGGGGTGAACAGCTCCGCGACGCCGCCGGCATCTTCGCGTCGCTCTGCCTGGCCGTCGGGTCCGTGGTGTTCACGGAGGGGTTCGTGGCAGCCCGCTCCACGGTGCCGTTCGTCACGTGGCTGGCGCCGGGCGTGCTCCTGGTGACGCTCACCCTCGCGTTCCTCCCGCTGTACTTCGTCTCCTCGCAGGTCGTGACGGATCTGGTCTCGGCGCTGCCGGGCGCGATCACCGCGGCGCTCGGGTGGACGTCCCTCGTGACCGGCGTCGTCTTCTACGCCTCCAACGCCGGACAGTACGCCCTCTATGGCATCCTCAGCGGCATCATCCTCATCTTCACGAGCCTCTACATCGCCGCCGCCGCGCTCATGCTGGGCGTCGTCGTCAACGCCACGGTCGCCGAGTTTCGCGAAGCGTCGGGGGCCGCCGGCGACTAG
- a CDS encoding metallophosphoesterase family protein codes for MLVGVISDIHANRVALEAVLADMPDVDALVCAGDVVGYNPWPAECVDALRERDVPTIMGNHDRSVVTETGYPGNRMADAGVHHALDELDDDQLEWLRSLPTERLCFDGRMKLVHGHPDDPNRYTYPGLFSATLLEDEDVLVMGHTHVQAHETFDEGVVMNPGSVGQPRDEDPRAAYSVVDLDDLTVEEHRVEYDVEAVVEAVEAAGLPEGTGTRLRKGR; via the coding sequence ATGCTAGTCGGGGTCATCTCCGATATCCACGCCAACCGGGTCGCGCTCGAGGCGGTGCTGGCGGACATGCCCGACGTCGACGCCCTAGTCTGTGCCGGCGACGTCGTCGGGTACAACCCCTGGCCGGCCGAGTGCGTCGACGCGCTCCGGGAGCGGGACGTCCCGACGATCATGGGGAACCACGACCGGTCGGTCGTCACCGAGACCGGCTACCCGGGCAACCGGATGGCCGACGCGGGGGTCCACCACGCGCTCGACGAACTCGACGACGACCAGCTCGAGTGGCTCCGCAGCCTGCCGACGGAGCGGCTGTGCTTCGACGGCCGGATGAAGCTCGTCCACGGCCACCCGGACGATCCGAACCGCTACACCTACCCGGGACTGTTCTCCGCGACCCTGCTGGAGGACGAGGACGTGCTGGTGATGGGCCACACCCACGTCCAGGCCCACGAGACCTTCGACGAAGGCGTCGTGATGAACCCGGGGAGCGTCGGCCAGCCCCGCGACGAGGACCCCCGGGCCGCGTACTCGGTGGTCGACCTCGACGACCTCACCGTCGAGGAGCACCGCGTCGAGTACGACGTCGAGGCCGTCGTCGAGGCTGTCGAGGCTGCGGGCCTCCCGGAGGGGACGGGCACCCGACTGCGGAAGGGCCGATAG
- a CDS encoding helix-hairpin-helix domain-containing protein, whose amino-acid sequence MTNATTPIHTMFEMQRQATRPAQQLFEQGLEIQQNATEAFLRNSMTAQRSAQKQGAELAHEVTDAQIDAFESAVDKNESDFRAAMDEQFEQNAELTQEVLNSQFEEGAEFFQQLLNAQFDAFQSALESEDFDVRTTVDEQFEAFSDAQDEAWDEFEPEFLDAFEDLNEQQQQFVAQSIDAFLDAHADAERQTIEGVQQAEEAARTAQEQTEQVARTTQENAEDLAEETADAAEEQVETQAEAAEESIDTLADLGTDNADLLYDQGYESIDALAEANADAVATAVGVSESEAEEWIEAAQSGI is encoded by the coding sequence ATGACTAACGCAACCACACCGATCCACACGATGTTCGAGATGCAGCGACAGGCGACCAGGCCGGCCCAGCAGCTGTTCGAGCAGGGCCTCGAGATCCAGCAGAACGCGACCGAGGCGTTCCTGCGCAACAGCATGACGGCCCAGCGTTCCGCCCAGAAGCAGGGCGCCGAACTCGCCCACGAGGTGACCGACGCCCAGATCGACGCCTTCGAGTCGGCCGTCGACAAGAACGAGAGCGACTTCCGCGCCGCGATGGACGAGCAGTTCGAGCAGAACGCCGAGCTCACCCAGGAAGTGCTCAACTCCCAGTTCGAGGAGGGCGCGGAGTTCTTCCAGCAGCTCCTCAACGCGCAGTTCGACGCCTTCCAGTCGGCCCTGGAGTCCGAGGACTTCGACGTCCGCACGACCGTCGACGAGCAGTTCGAGGCGTTCTCCGACGCCCAGGACGAGGCCTGGGACGAGTTCGAGCCGGAGTTCCTCGACGCCTTCGAGGACCTGAACGAGCAGCAACAGCAGTTCGTCGCCCAGTCGATCGACGCGTTCCTCGACGCTCACGCCGACGCGGAACGGCAGACGATCGAGGGCGTCCAGCAGGCCGAGGAGGCCGCACGGACGGCCCAGGAGCAGACCGAACAGGTCGCCCGGACCACCCAGGAGAACGCGGAAGACCTGGCCGAGGAGACCGCCGACGCGGCCGAAGAACAGGTCGAGACGCAGGCGGAGGCTGCCGAGGAGTCCATCGACACCCTCGCCGACCTCGGCACCGACAACGCCGACCTGCTCTACGACCAGGGCTACGAGTCCATCGACGCGCTGGCCGAGGCGAACGCCGACGCGGTCGCGACGGCCGTCGGCGTCTCCGAGTCCGAGGCCGAGGAGTGGATCGAGGCGGCCCAGTCCGGGATCTAA
- a CDS encoding PAS domain-containing sensor histidine kinase translates to MGSSEQSPEVTLDDVRGFFDQTAQSFTPLSTEEVAEPLGCSPQTAHRYLEELAGQGELQTKVVDDSSRIWWTPEKQLSAGQQSDEERFRAFVSSVKDYAIFMLDPDGAVVSWNEGAERIKGYSEDEIVGQHFSTFYTEEDREAGRPANNLEAAREQNRVEDEGLRVRKDGSTFWANVTITAIRDDQGALQGFTKVTRDMTERHEYEERLRKEKDRFETLVQEVKDYAIFMLDPDGVVQTWNDGARELKGYREDEIIGQHFSTFYTEDDRDDGRPERNLTKAAEDGRVEDEKWRVRKDGSTFWANVIITALHDDDGTLRGFAKVTRDMTERREREQQLQRERDLIEQMLETSPVGIAVVDSDGSTSRANERMAELLGLPTTDMAAYTAGQRDIYDADGGAFPMEERPASRVFERGEPVYDREILLDPPDGQKRWLSINATPITDEQGDPEQALVTATDITELKELATRRKHELEEREKNLAAVRLATNLLTPGEQPLEELLQEFVTSLADSFRFPDHTAVRIAIGDDEVATEGYQPLDRSITASTRTTNDTPIRIDVVLLETPAEEATKPFLAEEEELLDTLVTLLRFHFEREEYIEQLHAETDRLEQFAYAASHDLQEPLRMISTYLQFLERDYESAFDEDGKDYLAFAIDGAERMREMIDGLLTYSRVERQGDPFEAVDLDAVLDDVLNDLQMRIAESDAEITSEALPQAKGDAGQLRQVFQNLLDNAIEYSEERPRIQITSERRGSEWIISVHDNGIGIEPEQQEHIFEVFERLHGRDEHDGTGIGLALCERIIERHGGEIWVDSTPGEGSTFSFTLPTASGNDT, encoded by the coding sequence ATGGGTTCCTCCGAACAATCGCCAGAGGTGACGTTAGACGATGTTCGGGGGTTTTTCGATCAAACGGCTCAGTCCTTTACACCGCTCTCTACGGAGGAAGTGGCTGAACCGCTGGGCTGTTCTCCGCAAACAGCACATCGCTATCTGGAGGAGCTTGCCGGACAAGGAGAACTCCAAACGAAGGTCGTAGATGACTCAAGCAGAATTTGGTGGACGCCCGAGAAACAGCTCTCTGCTGGCCAGCAATCAGACGAAGAACGGTTTCGTGCCTTCGTGAGTTCCGTCAAAGACTACGCGATTTTCATGCTCGATCCCGACGGCGCCGTCGTCAGCTGGAACGAGGGCGCCGAGCGGATCAAGGGCTACTCGGAAGACGAAATCGTCGGCCAGCACTTCTCGACGTTCTACACTGAAGAAGACCGCGAGGCGGGGCGACCTGCGAACAACCTCGAAGCTGCACGGGAGCAGAACCGGGTCGAAGACGAGGGGTTGCGCGTCCGCAAGGACGGCTCGACGTTCTGGGCGAACGTCACCATCACCGCCATCCGGGACGACCAAGGAGCCCTCCAGGGATTCACGAAGGTCACCCGCGACATGACCGAGCGCCACGAGTACGAAGAACGGCTCCGCAAAGAGAAAGACCGATTCGAGACGCTCGTCCAGGAAGTCAAAGACTACGCGATTTTCATGCTCGATCCCGACGGCGTCGTCCAGACGTGGAACGACGGCGCACGCGAGTTGAAAGGCTACAGGGAGGACGAGATTATCGGTCAGCACTTCTCGACGTTCTACACCGAGGACGACCGCGACGACGGGCGGCCCGAGAGAAACCTCACGAAGGCCGCTGAAGATGGTCGCGTCGAAGACGAGAAGTGGCGCGTCCGCAAAGATGGCTCGACGTTCTGGGCGAACGTCATCATCACGGCGCTCCACGACGATGACGGTACACTGCGTGGATTCGCAAAGGTCACGCGGGATATGACCGAGCGGCGGGAACGAGAGCAGCAGCTCCAGCGCGAACGCGACCTGATCGAACAGATGCTCGAAACAAGCCCCGTGGGCATCGCGGTTGTGGATTCGGACGGCTCGACCAGCCGGGCGAACGAACGGATGGCCGAACTGCTCGGCCTTCCGACGACCGACATGGCAGCGTACACGGCAGGTCAGCGGGACATCTACGACGCCGATGGGGGGGCCTTCCCGATGGAGGAACGGCCTGCGAGTCGCGTGTTCGAACGCGGCGAGCCGGTCTACGATCGAGAGATCCTCCTCGATCCGCCGGATGGCCAGAAGCGGTGGCTCTCGATAAACGCCACCCCGATCACCGACGAACAGGGCGACCCTGAGCAGGCTCTCGTCACGGCAACGGACATCACCGAACTCAAGGAGCTTGCGACCCGGCGCAAGCACGAACTGGAGGAGCGCGAGAAGAATCTCGCTGCCGTCCGACTCGCCACGAACCTGTTGACACCCGGTGAACAACCACTGGAGGAACTCCTTCAGGAGTTCGTGACGAGTCTTGCCGACTCGTTCAGATTCCCCGACCACACTGCCGTGCGGATTGCGATTGGCGATGACGAGGTAGCGACTGAGGGATACCAGCCGCTCGACCGCTCGATCACTGCCTCGACCAGAACGACCAACGACACGCCGATCAGGATCGACGTCGTCCTCCTCGAAACGCCAGCAGAGGAGGCTACCAAGCCGTTTCTCGCCGAGGAGGAGGAACTGCTCGACACGCTCGTGACACTCCTGCGGTTTCACTTCGAACGGGAGGAGTACATCGAGCAGTTACACGCGGAGACCGATCGACTCGAACAATTCGCGTATGCAGCCAGTCACGACCTCCAGGAGCCGCTCCGGATGATCTCGACGTACCTTCAATTTCTCGAACGGGATTACGAGTCCGCCTTCGACGAGGACGGGAAGGACTACCTCGCGTTCGCTATCGATGGGGCCGAGCGGATGCGTGAGATGATCGACGGGCTGCTCACGTACTCCCGGGTCGAGAGGCAGGGCGACCCGTTCGAGGCGGTCGATCTCGACGCCGTTCTCGACGACGTGCTGAACGATCTCCAGATGCGCATCGCGGAAAGCGACGCCGAAATCACGTCCGAGGCGCTTCCCCAGGCGAAGGGAGACGCGGGGCAGCTCCGCCAAGTGTTCCAGAACCTCCTCGACAACGCCATCGAATACAGTGAGGAGCGGCCACGGATTCAGATCACGTCCGAACGGCGGGGGTCGGAATGGATCATTTCAGTCCACGACAACGGGATCGGCATCGAGCCTGAGCAACAGGAACACATCTTCGAGGTGTTCGAGCGCCTGCACGGCCGCGACGAACACGATGGCACCGGAATTGGCCTCGCGCTGTGCGAGCGGATTATTGAGCGTCACGGTGGCGAGATCTGGGTCGACTCCACGCCCGGGGAGGGGTCAACGTTCTCGTTCACGCTTCCGACCGCGAGCGGTAACGATACGTGA
- a CDS encoding IMP cyclohydrolase has product MYVGRFIVVAPDRAAYRVSSRSFPNRRVIERDGTLTVAPTADAPETDNPYISYNCLRITGDGDRAVVGNGTQVDPITEKLELGYPARDALVEPLLALDYEKDDYDTPRIAGVVGPDESYVGIVRRDAMLVHAVEEPTLVATYETDRPEATALEATEPEKMAREVYDLDLEHPVCAAAVAQTGDGFETGFYNGE; this is encoded by the coding sequence ATGTACGTCGGCCGCTTCATCGTCGTGGCACCGGACCGGGCCGCCTACCGCGTCTCCTCGCGGTCGTTCCCGAACCGACGAGTCATCGAGCGCGACGGGACGCTCACCGTCGCGCCGACGGCGGACGCCCCGGAGACGGACAACCCCTACATCTCCTACAACTGCCTGCGGATCACCGGGGACGGCGACCGGGCGGTCGTCGGCAACGGGACACAGGTCGACCCGATCACCGAGAAGCTCGAACTGGGCTACCCGGCGCGGGACGCGCTCGTCGAGCCGCTGCTGGCGCTGGACTACGAGAAGGACGACTACGACACGCCGCGGATCGCGGGCGTCGTCGGGCCGGATGAGAGCTACGTCGGCATCGTCCGCCGCGACGCGATGCTCGTCCACGCCGTCGAGGAACCGACGCTCGTGGCCACCTACGAGACGGACCGCCCCGAGGCGACGGCCCTCGAGGCCACGGAGCCGGAGAAGATGGCCCGCGAGGTCTACGACCTCGACCTCGAACACCCGGTCTGTGCCGCCGCGGTCGCGCAGACCGGCGACGGTTTCGAGACCGGCTTCTACAACGGCGAGTAG
- a CDS encoding DUF5789 family protein: MADDKQGRDDQADDAERRQRERELEEARNRGDEAEPIRDDPGEELGDLDEALQNHEYPTTTEALIEAYGDYEIETQDGQKPLAEVLAPTDDQTYDSADDVRSRIQGLIHR; this comes from the coding sequence ATGGCAGATGACAAACAGGGCCGAGACGACCAAGCGGATGATGCAGAGCGACGCCAGCGGGAGCGTGAGCTAGAGGAGGCACGTAACCGCGGCGATGAAGCCGAACCGATCCGCGATGACCCTGGCGAGGAACTTGGTGACCTTGATGAAGCACTCCAAAACCATGAGTACCCAACCACGACGGAAGCATTGATCGAGGCCTATGGCGACTATGAGATCGAAACGCAGGACGGGCAGAAACCCCTTGCTGAAGTGCTTGCCCCAACCGACGACCAAACGTACGATTCCGCTGATGACGTTCGAAGCCGGATACAGGGACTAATACATCGCTGA